A part of Mustela erminea isolate mMusErm1 chromosome 9, mMusErm1.Pri, whole genome shotgun sequence genomic DNA contains:
- the LOC116599400 gene encoding olfactory receptor 4A15-like encodes MEHKNNVTEFVLLGLTQSLQGQKILFVVFLIIYIMTMVGNLLIVVTVVVSPTLDAPMYFFLGYLSFMDAVYSTTVTPNMIIDLLCEKKTISFQACMSQLFMENLFGGAEILLLVVMAYDHYMAICKPLHYLTIMNQWVFILLLFLAWVGGFLHAVVQLLFVYNLPFCGPNIIDHFICDMYPILKLACTDTYVIGLTVVANDGAICVVIFTVLLISYGVILHSLKTLSQEGRRKALSTCGSHITVVVLFFVPCIFMYVRPPSTLPIDKPLTVFCTVITPMLNPLIYTLRNGEMKNAMKKLWTRRRK; translated from the coding sequence ATGGAACACAAGAACAATGTGACTGAGTTTGTCCTCTTGGGGCTCACCCAGAGCCTCCAAGGTCAGAAAATACTATTTGTTGTGTTCTTGATTATCTACATCATGACGATGGTGGGCAACCTACTCATTGTGGTGACTGTGGTGGTCAGCCCAACCCTGGATGCCCCTATGTACTTCTTCCTTGGTTATTTATCATTTATGGATGCTGTTTATTCTACTACAGTTACTCCAAATATGATTATAGACTTACTCTGTGAGAAGAAAACCATTTCCTTCCAAGCTTGCATGTCCCAACTCTTTATGGAGAACTTATTTGGTGGTGCTGAGATTTTGCTCCTGGTGGTCATGGCCTATGATCACTACATGGCCATCTGCAAACCCTTGCATTATTTGACAATCATGAATCAATGGGTGtttattctgttgttgtttttggccTGGGTTGGAGGTTTTCTACATGCTGTTGTTCAACTTCTCTTTGTTTACAACCTTCCCTTCTGTGGTCCCAATATTATCGACCACTTTATCTGTGACATGTACCCGATATTAAAACTTGCATGCACTGACACCTATGTTATTGGTCTCACTGTAGTTGCCAATGATGGGGCAATCTGTGTGGTCATCTTTACAGTCTTACTCATTTCGTATGGGGTCATTCTGCACTCCCTGAAGACTCTCAGTCAGGAAGGGAGGCGCAAAGCCTTATCCACTTGTGGCTCTCACATTACAGTGGTGGTCCTCTTCTTTGTCCCttgcatttttatgtatgtgaGACCTCCTTCTACTTTACCCATTGATAAACCCTTGACTGTGTTTTGCACAGTTATCACCCCTATGTTAAACCCTCTGATCTATACTCTGAGAAACGGAGAGAtgaaaaatgctatgaaaaagCTGTGGACCCgaagaagaaaatga